One window of the Hoplias malabaricus isolate fHopMal1 chromosome Y, fHopMal1.hap1, whole genome shotgun sequence genome contains the following:
- the LOC136679701 gene encoding ras-related protein Rab-18-B — translation MDDDVLTTLKILIIGESGVGKSSLLLRFTDDTFDPELAATIGVDFKVKTIAVDGNRAKLAIWDTAGQERFRTLTPSYYRGAQGVILVYDVTKRDSFTKLENWLNELETYCTRNDLVKMLVGNKIDKDNREVDRNEGLKFARKHSMLFIEASAKTRDGVQCAFEELVEKILQTPGLWESSMQSHGVQLNEHQQQGPSACGGYCSLL, via the exons ATGGACGACGACGTGTTAACTACCTTAAAAATTCTCATTATCGGAGAGAGTGGGGTCGGAAAATCCAG TTTGCTCCTGAGGTTCACAGATGACACATTTGATCCAGAGCTGGCTGCAACCATTG GTGTGGACTTTAAAGTAAAAACCATAGCAGTAGATGGCAACAGAGCCAAATTGGCAATATGG GACACAGCCGGACAGGAGAGGTTCAGAACTCTGACGCCCAGCTACTACAGAGGAGCCCAGGGAGTGATATTAG TGTATGATGTGACGAAGCGGGACTCCTTCACAAAGCTTGAGAACTGGCTCAACGAGCTGGAGACATACTGCACACGCAATGACCTCGTCAAAATGCTAGTTGGAAACAAAATAGACAAG GACAACCGTGAGGTGGACAGAAATGAAGGCCTGAAATTTGCACGTAAACACTCTATGTTGTTCATTG AGGCCAGCGCTAAGACGCGGGATGGTGTTCAGTGTGCCTTCGAGGAACTGGTGGAGAAGATCTTGCAGACGCCAGGGCTGTGGGAGAGCAGCATGCAGAGCCATGGCGTCCAGCTGAACGAGCATCAGCAGCAAGGCCCCAGCGCCTGTGGAGGATACTGCTCCCTGCTCTAA